In a single window of the Vitis vinifera cultivar Pinot Noir 40024 chromosome 6, ASM3070453v1 genome:
- the LOC100249557 gene encoding uncharacterized protein LOC100249557 isoform X1 produces MAGLFDKQAEIYLDARPNYPSHWYSKLAALTPHHSLAWDVGTGNGQAALGMLCWQVAEHYEQVIATDVSEAQLKCAIPHPRVKYLHTPLSLPDDEIVRLIGGEGSVDLVTVAQAVHWFDLPTFYPLVARLLRKPGGVFAVWGYNDIAVSPTFDPVMKRFHDTTLPFWNEKIQYIFDGYKTLPFPFESVGLGCEGQPVSLDIPKKLSFDGFLRMLRSWSAVTTAKDRGIDLLSERVVKEFETAWGGSRVVPSVTYNAFMLAGKVKL; encoded by the exons ATGGCGGGGTTGTTCGACAAGCAGGCGGAGATCTACTTGGATGCTCGCCCTAATTATCCCTCGCACTGGTATTCTAAGTTGGCCGCTCTCACTCCGCACCACTCTTTGGCTTGGGATGTCGGCACCGGCAACGGTCAAGCCGCTCTCGGT ATGTTATGTTGGCAGGTAGCTGAGCATTATGAGCAGGTGATTGCGACTGATGTGAGCGAAGCCCAACTGAAATGTGCCATTCCACATCCCCGGGTCAAATACCTTCACACCCCCTTATCTCTCCCCGATGATGAAATAGTGAGGTTGATAGGGGGCGAGGGCTCGGTTGATTTGGTGACTGTGGCTCAAGCTGTCCACTGGTTCGACCTCCCAACCTTCTACCCTCTAGTAGCTCGCCTGCTAAGAAAGCCAGGGGGTGTATTTGCTGTTTGGGGCTACAATGACATTGCAGTTAGTCCTACGTTTGACCCAGTGATGAAGCGCTTCCACGACACCACTCTTCCCTTCTGGAATGAAAAGATCCAATACATATTTGATGGGTACAAGACTCTGCCGTTCCCTTTTGAGAGTGTGGGCTTGGGGTGTGAGGGCCAGCCAGTGTCACTGGACATACCCAAGAAGTTGTCATTTGATGGGTTTTTGAGGATGTTGAGGTCATGGTCTGCAGTAACCACGGCTAAGGACCGAGGCATAGACCTGTTATCGGAACGGGTGGTGAAAGAGTTTGAAACTGCCTGGGGTGGCTCCCGGGTGGTTCCATCAGTCACCTACAACGCTTTTATGCTTGCAGGGAAAGTCAAGCTGTAA
- the LOC100249557 gene encoding uncharacterized protein LOC100249557 isoform X2: MAGLFDKQAEIYLDARPNYPSHWYSKLAALTPHHSLAWDVGTGNGQAALGVAEHYEQVIATDVSEAQLKCAIPHPRVKYLHTPLSLPDDEIVRLIGGEGSVDLVTVAQAVHWFDLPTFYPLVARLLRKPGGVFAVWGYNDIAVSPTFDPVMKRFHDTTLPFWNEKIQYIFDGYKTLPFPFESVGLGCEGQPVSLDIPKKLSFDGFLRMLRSWSAVTTAKDRGIDLLSERVVKEFETAWGGSRVVPSVTYNAFMLAGKVKL, translated from the exons ATGGCGGGGTTGTTCGACAAGCAGGCGGAGATCTACTTGGATGCTCGCCCTAATTATCCCTCGCACTGGTATTCTAAGTTGGCCGCTCTCACTCCGCACCACTCTTTGGCTTGGGATGTCGGCACCGGCAACGGTCAAGCCGCTCTCGGT GTAGCTGAGCATTATGAGCAGGTGATTGCGACTGATGTGAGCGAAGCCCAACTGAAATGTGCCATTCCACATCCCCGGGTCAAATACCTTCACACCCCCTTATCTCTCCCCGATGATGAAATAGTGAGGTTGATAGGGGGCGAGGGCTCGGTTGATTTGGTGACTGTGGCTCAAGCTGTCCACTGGTTCGACCTCCCAACCTTCTACCCTCTAGTAGCTCGCCTGCTAAGAAAGCCAGGGGGTGTATTTGCTGTTTGGGGCTACAATGACATTGCAGTTAGTCCTACGTTTGACCCAGTGATGAAGCGCTTCCACGACACCACTCTTCCCTTCTGGAATGAAAAGATCCAATACATATTTGATGGGTACAAGACTCTGCCGTTCCCTTTTGAGAGTGTGGGCTTGGGGTGTGAGGGCCAGCCAGTGTCACTGGACATACCCAAGAAGTTGTCATTTGATGGGTTTTTGAGGATGTTGAGGTCATGGTCTGCAGTAACCACGGCTAAGGACCGAGGCATAGACCTGTTATCGGAACGGGTGGTGAAAGAGTTTGAAACTGCCTGGGGTGGCTCCCGGGTGGTTCCATCAGTCACCTACAACGCTTTTATGCTTGCAGGGAAAGTCAAGCTGTAA
- the LOC100256413 gene encoding uncharacterized protein LOC100256413, which yields MAGLFNKQAEIYLDARPNYPPHWYSMLAALTPQHSLAWDVGMGNGQAALGVAEHYEQVIATDVSEAQLKCAIPHPRVKYLHTPLSLPDDEIVRLIGGEGSVDLVTVAQAVHWFDLPTFYPLVARLLRKPGGVFAVWGYNDIAVSPTFDPVMKRFHDTTLTFWNEKIQCIFVDGYKTLPFPFESVGLGREGQPVSLDIHKKLSFDGFLRMLRSWAAVTTAKDQGVDLLSERVVKEFETAWGGSQVVPSVTYKAFMLEGKVKRVSTNPPSSCTASNKLSNQ from the exons ATGGCAGGGCTGTTCAACAAGCAGGCGGAGATCTACTTGGATGCTCGCCCTAATTATCCCCCACACTGGTATTCTATGTTGGCCGCTCTCACTCCACAACACTCTTTGGCTTGGGATGTCGGCATGGGCAACGGTCAAGCAGCTCTCGGT GTAGCTGAGCATTATGAGCAGGTGATTGCGACTGATGTGAGCGAAGCCCAACTGAAATGTGCCATTCCACATCCCCGGGTCAAATACCTTCACACCCCCTTATCTCTCCCCGATGATGAAATAGTGAGGTTGATAGGGGGCGAGGGTTCGGTTGATTTGGTGACTGTGGCTCAAGCTGTCCACTGGTTCGACCTCCCAACCTTCTACCCTCTAGTAGCTCGCCTGCTAAGAAAGCCAGGGGGTGTATTTGCTGTTTGGGGCTACAATGACATTGCAGTTAGTCCTACATTTGACCCAGTGATGAAGCGCTTCCACGACACCACTCTTACCTTCTGGAATGAAAAGATCCAATGCATATTTGTTGATGGTTACAAGACTCTGCCGTTCCCTTTTGAGAGTGTGGGGTTGGGGCGTGAGGGCCAGCCAGTGTCATTGGATATACACAAGAAGTTGTCATTTGATGGGTTTTTGAGGATGTTGAGGTCATGGGCTGCAGTAACCACGGCTAAGGACCAAGGCGTAGACCTGTTATCGGAACGGGTGGTGAAAGAGTTTGAAACTGCCTGGGGTGGTTCCCAGGTGGTTCCATCAGTCACCTACAAGGCTTTTATGCTTGAAGGGAAAGTCAAAAGAGTCTCTACTAACCCACCTTCTTCTTGTACTGCTTCAAATAAACTCTCTAACCAGTAG